Genomic window (Rosa chinensis cultivar Old Blush chromosome 6, RchiOBHm-V2, whole genome shotgun sequence):
AGCCACGAGTGCCTCTCATAGTTGTAAATAGACTGGATTGTTCCGGACTGAGAAGCTTTGAAAGGCCAAAATCTGAAAGCTTTGCCTGAAAATGATCCTGCAAGAGAATGTTCTCTGGCTTTACATCACAATGGATAATCTTCTGATCACACCCACCGTGCAAGTATGCGAGCCCACGCGCTGTCCCTAGAGCTATATCAAGTCTCTCTTGCCATTCTATGACTGGTCCACTACCAAAAAGTGTCCGGTCAAGCGAGCCACGATTCATATATTCATAGACCAAAAGGCGACGTCTGCCTTGGGCGCAAAACCCTTTCAATTTAACCAAATTGGCATGGTGAACATTACCAATCACTGCAATCTCAGCGCAGAAATCTTTTTTCCCTTGAACTCCTACATTTGTTATCTTCTTTACAGCTACGACAGTTTTATCACGTAGAATTCCCTTATAGACAGCACCAAACCCACCAGACCCAATCAGGGTCTTAAAATTATCTGTAGCCACTTCAAGTTCTTCAAAGTCAAACCTCTTAGGTAATCCTGGGATGTAGAAGCCATCCATATCTCCTGAAGAACGTGAGTCGAAACTCCCTAATTTTATCTCTTTTTCCTTTGCCCGTCTCCGTCTTCCGTGCAGAAGAAAACCTAGAGCTGCCAACAGAGAGAACCCAGTAAATGGCAAAAGCACCAGAGCCGCTACAGGAAAGTTTCTTTTTCCAGCACTGGGATTGTTACTGTTATTAGTGTCTGTTGGGGCAAGGGCTTTGATGTAACCCAATGGATCATTTACATCAGCATTACTATTTGAAATAATGGACCCCAACTCATCTTCAAGCAAATAGCAAGAACCAGACGAATTTTGATAGAAAACTCCCAAGCAAGAGCAGTTGCTAGAGCAGAGTTCTTGACAGATGGACAAAGTAACACCGTATTTTACAGGCTCAGAAAAAAGAATGGAAAAGTAATCCATACCGTTGCCAAGCTTGATATATGAAACGGCTGATGAATTCAGCTGACTGCCGTTATTGGTTGAGTTACAGGGTAATGGcggagaataaggactattggGCAGGCAACCACCATTATCTTGGGAACTTACATGGAAAGTTGATGGACATGATGAACATGTAGGGTTAGTTGATGCAGAGCCTGTACACAAACCAATTCTGCCACAAAAGAATGGAATTCTACAACCATCAATTGGCCCCACAAATTCCTGGTTCCACTGTGAACCAGAAAAGCTTTTGACAATAAACTTTCCTGAGGGATCCAACTGAGCGATTTGAAAGTCAGAAGGTGTCAAGAGCACCTGAATCACGACCATTGTTCCATTAAGACCAAGAAGCTGAAGACCTGTTCTGTTGATAGCCATATATTCAGCTACGTAATTTGAGTTTTTATAAGCCCGTGTATCCATTGACAACTTCCAATATGTCTGCCCATGCCATTGAAGTATCACATCAGAAGAACTTAGTGCGAGCTTGTAATCACCGGTTGAAAAGTTTGTTGCGCCACTGGAACTGGCCAGAATGGACCCAACTGATAACTCTTGTCCAATAACAATCGTGTCTGTTGGGTAGTGAAAACTTTCCCAAAGAGAACCATTGAATTGATCAAGAAGGA
Coding sequences:
- the LOC112169031 gene encoding G-type lectin S-receptor-like serine/threonine-protein kinase At5g35370 isoform X2, giving the protein MFNPDAQSNFYLSIIHEVSNTVIWSANRNAAISSSGEMNLTVKGLSISDADGNPVWSTPALKSSVYALLLNEVGNLILLDQFNGSLWESFHYPTDTIVIGQELSVGSILASSSGATNFSTGDYKLALSSSDVILQWHGQTYWKLSMDTRAYKNSNYVAEYMAINRTGLQLLGLNGTMVVIQVLLTPSDFQIAQLDPSGKFIVKSFSGSQWNQEFVGPIDGCRIPFFCGRIGLCTGSASTNPTCSSCPSTFHVSSQDNGGCLPNSPYSPPLPCNSTNNGSQLNSSAVSYIKLGNGMDYFSILFSEPVKYGVTLSICQELCSSNCSCLGVFYQNSSGSCYLLEDELGSIISNSNADVNDPLGYIKALAPTDTNNSNNPSAGKRNFPVAALVLLPFTGFSLLAALGFLLHGRRRRAKEKEIKLGSFDSRSSGDMDGFYIPGLPKRFDFEELEVATDNFKTLIGSGGFGAVYKGILRDKTVVAVKKITNVGVQGKKDFCAEIAVIGNVHHANLVKLKGFCAQGRRRLLVYEYMNRGSLDRTLFGSGPVIEWQERLDIALGTARGLAYLHGGCDQKIIHCDVKPENILLQDHFQAKLSDFGLSKLLSPEQSSLFTTMRGTRGYLAPEWLTNSAISEKTDVYSFGMVLLELVSGRKNTLRLQSHNLNDSSSGGGQSSSSSGSGPVYFPLFALEMHEQGRYLELVDLRLEGRVTSEEVEKFVRVALCCVQEEPALRPNMNTVVGMLEGGIPLSQPNFDSLNFLRFIGRRFTEASMIEEGTERNDRVLYQESNSFPTRTTIGSHTCFSYVSSQEVSGPR
- the LOC112169031 gene encoding G-type lectin S-receptor-like serine/threonine-protein kinase At5g35370 isoform X1; its protein translation is MGSFLFIPAVFLFFVAVSGISFTEFIYPPFSASHYQFIDNAGTFLSSRNGTFRAAMFNPDAQSNFYLSIIHEVSNTVIWSANRNAAISSSGEMNLTVKGLSISDADGNPVWSTPALKSSVYALLLNEVGNLILLDQFNGSLWESFHYPTDTIVIGQELSVGSILASSSGATNFSTGDYKLALSSSDVILQWHGQTYWKLSMDTRAYKNSNYVAEYMAINRTGLQLLGLNGTMVVIQVLLTPSDFQIAQLDPSGKFIVKSFSGSQWNQEFVGPIDGCRIPFFCGRIGLCTGSASTNPTCSSCPSTFHVSSQDNGGCLPNSPYSPPLPCNSTNNGSQLNSSAVSYIKLGNGMDYFSILFSEPVKYGVTLSICQELCSSNCSCLGVFYQNSSGSCYLLEDELGSIISNSNADVNDPLGYIKALAPTDTNNSNNPSAGKRNFPVAALVLLPFTGFSLLAALGFLLHGRRRRAKEKEIKLGSFDSRSSGDMDGFYIPGLPKRFDFEELEVATDNFKTLIGSGGFGAVYKGILRDKTVVAVKKITNVGVQGKKDFCAEIAVIGNVHHANLVKLKGFCAQGRRRLLVYEYMNRGSLDRTLFGSGPVIEWQERLDIALGTARGLAYLHGGCDQKIIHCDVKPENILLQDHFQAKLSDFGLSKLLSPEQSSLFTTMRGTRGYLAPEWLTNSAISEKTDVYSFGMVLLELVSGRKNTLRLQSHNLNDSSSGGGQSSSSSGSGPVYFPLFALEMHEQGRYLELVDLRLEGRVTSEEVEKFVRVALCCVQEEPALRPNMNTVVGMLEGGIPLSQPNFDSLNFLRFIGRRFTEASMIEEGTERNDRVLYQESNSFPTRTTIGSHTCFSYVSSQEVSGPR
- the LOC112169031 gene encoding G-type lectin S-receptor-like serine/threonine-protein kinase At5g35370 isoform X3; translated protein: MGSFLFIPAVFLFFVAVSGISFTEFIYPPFSASHYQFIDNAGTFLSSRNGTFRAAMFNPDAQSNFYLSIIHEVSNTVIWSANRNAAISSSGEMNLTVKGLSISDADGNPVWSTPALKSSVYALLLNEVGNLILLDQFNGSLWESFHYPTDTIVIGQELSVGSILASSSGATNFSTGDYKLALSSSDVILQWHGQTYWKLSMDTRAYKNSNYVAEYMAINRTGLQLLGLNGTMVVIQVLLTPSDFQIAQLDPSGKFIVKSFSGSQWNQEFVGPIDGCRIPFFCGRIGLCTGSASTNPTCSSCPSTFHVSSQDNGGCLPNSPYSPPLPCNSTNNGSQLNSSAVSYIKLGNALGFLLHGRRRRAKEKEIKLGSFDSRSSGDMDGFYIPGLPKRFDFEELEVATDNFKTLIGSGGFGAVYKGILRDKTVVAVKKITNVGVQGKKDFCAEIAVIGNVHHANLVKLKGFCAQGRRRLLVYEYMNRGSLDRTLFGSGPVIEWQERLDIALGTARGLAYLHGGCDQKIIHCDVKPENILLQDHFQAKLSDFGLSKLLSPEQSSLFTTMRGTRGYLAPEWLTNSAISEKTDVYSFGMVLLELVSGRKNTLRLQSHNLNDSSSGGGQSSSSSGSGPVYFPLFALEMHEQGRYLELVDLRLEGRVTSEEVEKFVRVALCCVQEEPALRPNMNTVVGMLEGGIPLSQPNFDSLNFLRFIGRRFTEASMIEEGTERNDRVLYQESNSFPTRTTIGSHTCFSYVSSQEVSGPR